The Triticum urartu cultivar G1812 chromosome 5, Tu2.1, whole genome shotgun sequence genome contains the following window.
tgtgttgccggcgATGAACGTGTAAGCCGCTGGTTCTGTTGCCGGCGTGAACTAGGGCCGCTGGCCTGAACTAGGACTTAAcatttgaaacgttgttgtcttttTAAAATGAAGGCGGACAAGATGAGGCAAACAGATGCGGTCGCGCGCTGGACGCACGGTCACTGCATCTCAGGACACGCCCGAACACGACTTTATCGTCCTACCCAAAAGAACAAAATCCGGTCAAATCAGACGTCCGTTTGGGATCATGCGAGTTGGCTTGATAACGTGTTTGAGAAAAATTAAATATTTGTCTCTGTCCATAGTTACAGGAGCCTTTCATACGATCCGACAACGGTTGGGCAAGTGGAGATTTTTCGCGTTTAACACATGTAAGCGCGAAAAGATTCCCGCGCCCGAGTCGCCCAACAGCGATCACGAGAGATCCGGAGCGCAGCGGCCGACCTGCTCCGTAGCCTCGCGAGTCTCCATTCCCTCGGTTTCCAGTCGCCACCCTCGAAACCGCGAGGCTCCAAGTCAACAGTCCCACACTCCCACACGCCACACGCCTCCGCGCTCCCCGACCACCGTCATGCCACTCCCGTCCACCCCActccaccgccgcctcctcccgctcctcctcgccgccgtcgCCTGCACGGGGCCGCCCGGCGCCGCGTCCAAGCCCGCGCTGCTCGAGCCCTGTGCCTCCGCCACGACCTGCCCCGCGCTGCTCTCCTACACCCTCCACGCCGACCTCAAGCTCGCCGACCTGGCCGCGCTGTTCGCGGCCGACCCGCTCGCCATCCTGGCCGCCAACGCCATCGACTTCGCCGTGCCGGGCCCGGCCGGCCGCATCCTCCCGGCCGGCCTCGCGCTGCGCGTGCCGGTCCCCTGCGCCTGCTCCGGCGGCGTCAGCAGGGCCACCACCGCCCGCTACGTCTCCCGCCCGGGCGACACGCTCGGCTCCATCGCCTCGCGCGTCTACGGCGGCCTCACCTCCCCGGACTGGATCAGGGACTCCAACGGCGGCCTCACCGCCCCCGACGGCGCCGTCGACGCCGGGACCGTGCTGCTCGTGCCGCTGCACTGCGCGTGCTTCGGCGGGGCGGACAACGGGGTGCCCGCCGTGTACCTCACGTACGTGGTGGCCAGAGGGGACACCGTGCCCGCCATCGCGAAGACGTACCACACCACGGCCACCGACGTGATGAGCGTCAACGACTTGGCCACCGCCGACGTCGCCGCCGGGGACATCCTCGTGCTCCCGCTGCCAGGTGAGTCGTTTGCGTTGCCTCTTCTTGGAGATC
Protein-coding sequences here:
- the LOC125556146 gene encoding lysM domain-containing GPI-anchored protein LYP4-like isoform X2 — translated: MPLPSTPLHRRLLPLLLAAVACTGPPGAASKPALLEPCASATTCPALLSYTLHADLKLADLAALFAADPLAILAANAIDFAVPGPAGRILPAGLALRVPVPCACSGGVSRATTARYVSRPGDTLGSIASRVYGGLTSPDWIRDSNGGLTAPDGAVDAGTVLLVPLHCACFGGADNGVPAVYLTYVVARGDTVPAIAKTYHTTATDVMSVNDLATADVAAGDILVLPLPACTSSFPTFTSDYGLAVANGTYAVTADRLFCVPAPLADAACSSMQCGNSSMMLGNFTLVMTGAGCSVTSCGYGGYANGTILTTLTTALKPLCPVPHQFPPLIPPPTSSFFETYLGPSPAPMPSEGGIKSPTMAGTAPTASPDAVAGAPPTGRHFSGVFRVLALCLVTNVLW
- the LOC125556146 gene encoding lysM domain-containing GPI-anchored protein LYP4-like isoform X1; this encodes MPLPSTPLHRRLLPLLLAAVACTGPPGAASKPALLEPCASATTCPALLSYTLHADLKLADLAALFAADPLAILAANAIDFAVPGPAGRILPAGLALRVPVPCACSGGVSRATTARYVSRPGDTLGSIASRVYGGLTSPDWIRDSNGGLTAPDGAVDAGTVLLVPLHCACFGGADNGVPAVYLTYVVARGDTVPAIAKTYHTTATDVMSVNDLATADVAAGDILVLPLPACTSSFPTFTSDYGLAVANGTYAVTADRCVQCSCGPANLELFCVPAPLADAACSSMQCGNSSMMLGNFTLVMTGAGCSVTSCGYGGYANGTILTTLTTALKPLCPVPHQFPPLIPPPTSSFFETYLGPSPAPMPSEGGIKSPTMAGTAPTASPDAVAGAPPTGRHFSGVFRVLALCLVTNVLW